One window of Candidatus Eisenbacteria bacterium genomic DNA carries:
- a CDS encoding adenosine-specific kinase — MNLSAVPLTIPADCNVVAGQSHFIKTVEDLAEIVVTTVPGARFGLAFNEASGPCLIRTEGNDEELVSAAVDNASRVGAGHTFWLLLRGAYPINLLPAIKQCQEVCAIFCATANPVQVLVAETEQGRGVAGVVDGGGPRGIEDASARQARREFLRKIGYKR; from the coding sequence ATGAACCTGAGCGCCGTCCCGCTCACGATTCCCGCCGACTGCAACGTCGTCGCGGGGCAGTCGCACTTCATCAAGACCGTCGAGGATCTCGCCGAGATCGTGGTCACGACCGTCCCCGGCGCCCGGTTCGGCCTCGCGTTCAACGAAGCCTCCGGCCCGTGCCTGATCCGCACCGAAGGCAACGACGAGGAACTGGTGTCGGCCGCGGTGGACAACGCCTCGCGGGTCGGCGCGGGGCACACGTTCTGGCTGCTGCTGCGCGGCGCGTACCCCATCAACCTGCTGCCGGCGATCAAGCAGTGCCAGGAGGTGTGCGCGATCTTCTGCGCGACCGCGAATCCGGTTCAGGTGCTGGTGGCCGAGACGGAGCAGGGACGGGGGGTCGCCGGCGTCGTGGACGGCGGAGGGCCCCGGGGAATCGAGGATGCGTCCGCGAGACAGGCGCGCCGCGAGTTCCTGCGGAAGATCGGCTACAAGCGCTGA
- a CDS encoding TIM barrel protein, giving the protein MLRFGTSGIPRSSVRPGTVAGIARARELGLDHLEMAWVNGVRMSDESADRIAEASRTHDVSLTAHAPYYVNLCGEPEVVERSLARLIETGRLGSRCGARSYCFHAGFYGKLGEREAGTRVRRGLRAVTAALRRLDARIDVRTELTGKASQAGSLDEVLAWSAAVPGVQPCVDFSHQYARGLGKHNHYDDFAATLVSIGERLGRAALERLHVHISGIQYGPKGERRHEPLRETSFRWRELLRALKDLRVSGWVVSESPAMEDDALLLQKTYRRLK; this is encoded by the coding sequence ATGCTGCGCTTCGGCACCTCGGGCATTCCGCGCTCCAGTGTCCGTCCGGGCACGGTCGCGGGCATCGCCCGGGCCCGCGAACTGGGCCTCGATCACCTCGAGATGGCGTGGGTCAACGGCGTCCGGATGTCGGACGAGTCCGCGGACCGCATCGCCGAGGCCTCCCGCACGCACGACGTGAGCCTGACCGCGCACGCGCCTTACTACGTGAACCTGTGCGGCGAACCCGAGGTCGTCGAGCGAAGCCTCGCGCGCCTGATCGAGACCGGGCGGCTCGGCTCCCGTTGCGGCGCGCGGTCCTATTGCTTCCATGCGGGCTTCTACGGCAAGCTCGGCGAGCGGGAGGCCGGAACGCGCGTGCGGCGCGGGTTGCGCGCGGTCACGGCCGCGCTCCGCAGACTGGACGCCCGGATCGACGTGCGCACCGAACTCACCGGCAAGGCGTCGCAGGCCGGGTCGCTCGACGAGGTGCTGGCGTGGAGCGCGGCGGTCCCGGGCGTGCAGCCGTGCGTGGACTTCTCGCACCAGTACGCCCGCGGGCTGGGAAAGCACAACCACTACGACGACTTCGCGGCCACGCTGGTCTCGATCGGGGAACGGCTGGGTCGCGCGGCCCTGGAGCGGCTGCACGTGCACATCTCGGGCATCCAGTACGGACCGAAGGGCGAGCGCCGGCACGAACCGCTGCGCGAGACCTCGTTCCGCTGGCGGGAACTGCTCAGGGCCCTGAAGGACCTGCGCGTCTCGGGGTGGGTGGTCAGCGAATCGCCCGCGATGGAGGACGACGCCTTGCTCCTGCAGAAAACCTACCGGAGGCTCAAGTGA
- a CDS encoding FAD-binding oxidoreductase: MSGDVRSAPVVVIGSGCIGAAIAYHLGLRGVKGVVVLERELQSGAGSTGKCAGGIRQQFSTAVNVRLAQQSVKAFETFARDMETGETFWPVGYLFLLSDEAQWRAFQAQAEFQRSLGVPTRTLAPADALALVPELNLDGVLGATFCPTDGLGDPHMITHGFESQARARGAKFLFGVEATGLVMDGGRVAGVRTSQGEIATPMVVNAAGAWAARVAAWAGVELPVAPYRRHCFTTAPLPFVRDTLPMIVDMKSGVYMHRESGGLLLGLADRNEPPSFDQSVNWDFLESVVEPAMTRIPALEAAEINNAWAGLYETTPDHNAILGPPEGVAGLMLANGFSGHGFMMAPAVGRQLAEWIVDGRPSLDLSDLALERFRTQRTLAEANVI, encoded by the coding sequence GTGAGCGGAGACGTCAGGTCGGCGCCCGTGGTCGTCATCGGTTCGGGCTGCATCGGGGCGGCGATCGCCTACCACCTCGGGCTTCGCGGCGTGAAGGGCGTGGTCGTCCTCGAGCGCGAGCTGCAATCCGGCGCCGGCTCGACCGGCAAATGCGCGGGCGGGATCCGCCAGCAGTTCTCGACGGCGGTGAACGTCCGGCTCGCGCAGCAGTCGGTGAAGGCGTTCGAGACGTTCGCCCGGGACATGGAAACCGGCGAGACGTTCTGGCCGGTCGGCTACCTGTTCCTGCTCTCCGACGAAGCGCAGTGGCGCGCGTTCCAGGCGCAGGCGGAGTTCCAGCGCTCGCTGGGCGTGCCGACGCGCACGCTGGCGCCCGCCGACGCGCTCGCCCTCGTGCCCGAACTGAACCTCGACGGCGTGCTCGGGGCGACCTTCTGCCCGACCGACGGGCTCGGCGACCCGCACATGATCACCCACGGCTTCGAGTCGCAGGCGCGCGCGCGCGGGGCGAAGTTCCTGTTCGGCGTCGAGGCCACGGGGCTCGTCATGGACGGCGGAAGGGTGGCCGGAGTGCGGACCTCGCAGGGCGAGATCGCCACTCCCATGGTCGTGAACGCGGCCGGCGCGTGGGCCGCGCGAGTCGCGGCGTGGGCGGGTGTCGAGCTGCCGGTCGCTCCCTACCGGCGTCACTGCTTCACCACCGCGCCTCTGCCGTTCGTGCGCGACACGCTGCCCATGATCGTGGACATGAAGTCGGGCGTGTACATGCACCGGGAAAGCGGCGGCCTGCTGCTCGGCCTGGCCGACCGGAACGAGCCGCCGTCGTTCGACCAGAGCGTCAACTGGGATTTCCTGGAATCGGTCGTCGAGCCGGCGATGACGCGCATCCCGGCGCTCGAGGCGGCCGAGATCAACAACGCCTGGGCCGGCCTTTACGAGACGACGCCGGATCACAACGCGATCCTCGGTCCGCCCGAGGGCGTCGCGGGACTGATGCTCGCCAACGGCTTCAGCGGCCACGGATTCATGATGGCGCCGGCCGTGGGCCGGCAGCTCGCGGAATGGATCGTGGACGGCCGCCCGAGCCTGGATCTTTCGGACCTCGCCCTCGAGCGCTTCCGCACGCAGCGCACGCTGGCCGAGGCCAACGTCATCTGA
- a CDS encoding MBL fold metallo-hydrolase translates to MALRNRTLNLGPLENNTYVLTCPATLETAVVDVGFEPEAVVELVRREGLSVRWLLGTHAHYDHAAGMLAVQQAVGGIYALHPLDRPLLEALSLQGEMFGFPPAEPAAIGHELVDGEAIRIGEELLEVIFTPGHSPGHCAFRQGPIAWVGDLLFRGSIGRTDLPGGSFETLARSIRERIFPLGDEVACLTGHGPATTVGEERRHNPYVGEAAGQP, encoded by the coding sequence ATGGCGCTGCGCAACCGCACCCTGAACCTCGGACCGCTCGAGAACAACACGTACGTGCTCACCTGCCCGGCGACGCTCGAGACCGCCGTGGTGGACGTCGGCTTCGAGCCGGAGGCGGTGGTCGAGCTGGTCCGGCGGGAGGGGCTGAGCGTGCGCTGGCTGCTCGGCACGCACGCGCACTACGACCACGCCGCGGGCATGCTCGCGGTCCAGCAGGCCGTCGGCGGAATCTACGCCCTCCATCCGCTCGACCGGCCGCTGCTCGAGGCGCTGTCGCTGCAGGGCGAGATGTTCGGTTTCCCGCCCGCCGAGCCCGCGGCGATCGGGCATGAACTCGTGGACGGCGAAGCCATCCGGATCGGCGAGGAGCTGCTCGAGGTGATCTTCACGCCCGGGCATTCTCCCGGACACTGCGCCTTCCGCCAGGGCCCGATCGCGTGGGTCGGCGATCTGCTCTTTCGCGGCTCGATCGGGCGCACCGATCTGCCCGGCGGCTCGTTCGAGACGCTCGCGCGCTCGATTCGCGAGCGGATCTTCCCGCTCGGCGACGAGGTCGCGTGCCTGACCGGTCACGGACCGGCCACGACCGTCGGCGAGGAACGCCGGCACAACCCGTACGTCGGCGAAGCGGCGGGGCAGCCGTGA
- a CDS encoding DinB family protein: MSRRDDLPVNLRIDPGAWIAPGGIVVGEVTLRAGASVWFNSVLRGDTAPIEVGEWTNIQDNSTVHVDEGMPALIGRRVTIGHRSIVHGCVIEDDCLIGMGAVVLSGARIGTGSLLGAAALVKEGQVIPAGSLAVGAPARVLGPVNDGHRAAIAEGARHYAALARAYAAKGFARPHPAAHDPLGTASPVHGPMSRSEWGGLVMTLAESPGWVGERMAGRQADFLRARPAPERWSAHELVGHLLDADVEVYHPRLEALLGEELPACPAVDLEGAARVAAYAPAATAELLDRWRAARTLLVARLAPLGRAEWARAGVHSLRGPFTVATMVREWVEHDLSHRRQLAAALGLTP, translated from the coding sequence GTGAGCCGGCGCGACGACCTGCCCGTGAACCTGCGCATCGATCCGGGCGCATGGATCGCTCCGGGTGGCATCGTGGTCGGCGAGGTGACCCTGCGCGCGGGCGCGAGCGTCTGGTTCAACAGCGTCCTGCGGGGAGACACCGCTCCCATCGAGGTCGGCGAGTGGACCAATATCCAGGACAACTCGACCGTTCACGTGGACGAGGGGATGCCGGCCCTGATCGGACGGCGCGTCACCATCGGGCACCGCTCGATCGTCCACGGCTGCGTGATCGAGGACGACTGCCTGATCGGCATGGGCGCGGTGGTGCTGTCCGGGGCCCGAATCGGCACGGGCTCGCTGCTCGGCGCCGCGGCGCTGGTCAAGGAGGGGCAGGTGATTCCCGCGGGTTCGCTCGCGGTCGGCGCGCCGGCGCGCGTTCTCGGCCCCGTGAACGACGGCCATCGCGCCGCGATCGCCGAGGGCGCCCGGCACTACGCGGCCCTGGCGCGGGCGTACGCCGCCAAGGGTTTCGCGCGTCCCCACCCGGCCGCGCACGACCCGCTCGGCACCGCAAGCCCCGTGCACGGACCGATGTCCCGTTCGGAGTGGGGAGGACTCGTCATGACCCTCGCGGAGTCGCCCGGGTGGGTGGGGGAACGCATGGCCGGCCGGCAGGCCGACTTTCTCCGCGCCCGTCCCGCGCCGGAACGCTGGAGCGCTCACGAACTGGTCGGGCACCTGCTCGACGCCGACGTCGAGGTCTACCACCCGCGTCTCGAAGCCCTGCTCGGCGAGGAGCTTCCGGCGTGCCCGGCGGTGGACCTGGAGGGGGCCGCCCGCGTCGCGGCGTACGCGCCGGCGGCGACCGCGGAGTTGCTCGATCGCTGGCGCGCCGCGCGGACGCTGCTGGTCGCGCGCCTCGCGCCGCTCGGGCGCGCGGAATGGGCGCGGGCGGGCGTGCACTCGCTGCGCGGCCCGTTCACCGTCGCGACCATGGTGCGCGAATGGGTCGAGCACGATCTCTCGCATCGGCGCCAGCTCGCCGCGGCGCTCGGGCTGACGCCGTGA
- a CDS encoding MogA/MoaB family molybdenum cofactor biosynthesis protein, producing the protein MERLVRGRGAGGVEPRRAARARLHRRSRERPGRVGAAPRRTGRTAPRRVGALGVPLRHRAHERRSRSRGARVVTPRRGKGRTHAPSRTRRTGVAAGRGPRLGVVRPPEHAPHQAAPRAVGCAIVTVSDTRRGALDRSGARAHELIERAGFEVIRRAWVADERGAIRRVVAALLKLRTVDCVIVTGGTGMAKRDVTPEALRPLLQRDLPGFGELFRARSTEQVGAAAWFSRAGAGVANDRLLVMLPGSTAAVELALERILLPELAHAVRLLGRFPSGA; encoded by the coding sequence ATGGAGCGGCTGGTACGAGGTCGCGGGGCCGGCGGTGTGGAGCCTCGCCGAGCTGCGCGAGCTCGCCTCCACCGCCGGTCCCGCGAGCGACCGGGGCGGGTGGGAGCCGCCCCTCGACGAACTGGCCGAACAGCGCCTCGCCGAGTGGGAGCCCTGGGCGTCCCACTTCGGCATCGCGCCCACGAGCGTCGAAGCCGGAGTCGCGGAGCCCGTGTCGTGACCCCCCGGCGCGGCAAAGGGCGGACCCACGCCCCATCGCGGACGCGGCGAACCGGGGTCGCAGCGGGCCGCGGCCCGCGTCTCGGCGTCGTGCGTCCGCCCGAGCATGCGCCGCACCAGGCCGCGCCGCGGGCCGTCGGCTGCGCGATCGTCACCGTCAGCGACACCCGCCGCGGGGCGCTCGACCGCAGCGGCGCGCGGGCGCACGAGCTCATCGAGCGCGCCGGCTTCGAGGTGATCCGCCGCGCCTGGGTGGCCGACGAGCGCGGGGCGATCCGCCGCGTGGTCGCGGCCCTGCTGAAGCTGCGCACCGTGGACTGCGTGATCGTCACCGGCGGCACCGGGATGGCGAAGCGCGACGTGACCCCGGAGGCGCTGAGGCCGCTCCTGCAGCGGGACCTGCCGGGCTTCGGCGAGCTCTTTCGCGCCCGCTCGACCGAACAGGTGGGCGCGGCCGCGTGGTTTTCCCGTGCCGGCGCCGGTGTCGCGAACGACCGCCTGCTGGTGATGCTTCCCGGCTCGACCGCCGCGGTCGAACTGGCGCTCGAACGAATCCTGCTTCCCGAACTCGCACACGCCGTACGACTGCTCGGCCGCTTCCCATCCGGAGCCTGA
- a CDS encoding dCTP deaminase: protein MSIKPDHWIRRMCREHRMIEPFEEKLVREGVVSFGLSSYGYDIRVADEFKIFTNLNSTVVDPKQVDPRNMVDFKGDVCIVPPNSFALARTVEYFRMPRNVLAICLGKSTYARCGIITNVTPFEPEWEGYVTLEISNTTPLPAKIYANEGLAQVLFFESDSPCEVSYRDRGGKYQKQVGITLPRL from the coding sequence ATGTCCATCAAGCCCGACCACTGGATCCGCAGGATGTGCCGTGAACACCGGATGATCGAGCCGTTCGAGGAGAAGCTCGTGCGCGAAGGCGTCGTCTCGTTCGGCCTGTCGTCCTATGGCTACGACATCCGCGTGGCGGACGAGTTCAAGATCTTCACCAACCTGAACTCGACGGTCGTGGACCCGAAGCAGGTGGACCCGCGCAACATGGTGGACTTCAAGGGCGACGTCTGCATCGTTCCGCCCAACTCGTTCGCGCTCGCGCGCACGGTCGAGTACTTCCGCATGCCGCGGAACGTCCTCGCGATCTGCCTGGGCAAGAGCACCTACGCGCGCTGCGGCATCATCACGAACGTGACGCCGTTCGAGCCCGAGTGGGAGGGCTACGTGACGCTCGAGATCTCGAACACCACGCCGCTGCCGGCGAAGATCTACGCGAACGAAGGCCTTGCGCAGGTGCTGTTCTTCGAGTCCGACTCGCCGTGCGAGGTCTCGTACCGGGACCGGGGCGGCAAGTACCAGAAGCAGGTGGGCATCACCCTGCCGAGGCTGTAG
- the nuoI gene encoding NADH-quinone oxidoreductase subunit NuoI, whose amino-acid sequence MIKELATGLGITLGYLGKKPFTVQYPDEKLEMFPRFRGLHILARHEDGLERCVGCELCAVACPADAIFVKAAENDPANPASHGERYAERYEINMLRCIFCGMCEEACPEDAIWLEKDYELADYKRDAFIYTKDELLVPMEKSGYLPTR is encoded by the coding sequence ATGATCAAGGAGCTCGCCACGGGACTCGGCATCACGCTCGGGTACCTCGGCAAGAAGCCCTTCACGGTCCAGTACCCGGACGAGAAGCTCGAGATGTTTCCGCGCTTCCGCGGCCTGCACATCCTGGCCCGGCACGAGGATGGCCTCGAGCGCTGCGTCGGCTGCGAACTGTGCGCGGTGGCCTGCCCGGCCGACGCGATCTTCGTGAAGGCCGCCGAGAACGACCCGGCGAATCCGGCGTCGCACGGCGAACGTTACGCCGAGCGCTACGAGATCAACATGTTGCGCTGCATCTTCTGCGGCATGTGCGAGGAGGCCTGCCCGGAGGACGCGATCTGGCTCGAGAAGGACTACGAGCTGGCCGACTACAAGCGCGACGCGTTCATCTACACGAAGGACGAACTGCTCGTCCCGATGGAGAAGTCCGGCTACCTCCCGACCCGCTGA